A genome region from Nocardiopsis exhalans includes the following:
- a CDS encoding integrase, with protein MLGDLRWHKLDTPEPLVEQLKQFAFAMLDKPVPASLLGASAGDLAAVSTVSIRIRDLVVFVNWMASRDQHRFGDITTEDLEAYLGHVRELPRSLPRQAALLQAVRTLWGFAPLMPPHARLDPGGPPWNGELPNRLIGAVVSNRTNRTPRIAPATMEPLLAWALRMVEDIGPDIQQAWAAFVRFRSGAQPFHVGLDGMDTDQRITAFIDEAQRDGLSLPGRIDASELKINWEAFSRMLGLRRSISNPHHRARVQQAGLPIGGDVGLATIAGQINGRPWRERPIGTLEIRRFVRLLTAACFVVVCYLSGARPGEVLNLRRGCRGTDPATGELQISGRRGKGRGRSAAEQQTRTWTVVEPVHAAIAVLETLTDGDLLFPASPGRAGKPSRPSDRYARGTDSINRDIEDLITWVNNTLSPDGTALIPEDPTRHIHAARFRRTLAYFIVRRHRGLIAAALQYGHVSTKVTLSYSGMADTGWLDDLTLERLEMVMDQLDTDWSTLQAGESVSGPSATDYRMRVTASVRFAGRVVNTPRGARRLLAQADPNIHHGAGMTCVWRKETALCRKSKLEAGLPAEDVPDESECRSACQNLAYTDRDISELSQRLDQLENGADDELVPRPIRNRLTAQAEGLKQIIQRHRQATAQEQPR; from the coding sequence ATGCTCGGCGACTTGCGCTGGCACAAGCTGGACACACCAGAGCCCCTGGTCGAGCAGCTCAAACAGTTTGCCTTCGCCATGCTCGATAAGCCCGTCCCGGCCAGCTTGCTGGGCGCATCCGCCGGAGATCTGGCCGCAGTCAGCACGGTGAGCATCCGTATCCGGGACCTGGTGGTGTTCGTCAACTGGATGGCTAGCCGCGACCAGCACCGCTTCGGCGACATCACCACCGAGGATCTTGAGGCGTACCTCGGCCATGTCAGGGAACTGCCCCGGTCCTTGCCGCGCCAGGCCGCGCTGCTGCAGGCCGTCCGCACACTCTGGGGCTTCGCGCCACTGATGCCTCCGCACGCCCGACTGGACCCAGGCGGGCCGCCCTGGAACGGTGAGTTGCCGAACCGCCTCATCGGAGCGGTGGTCTCCAACCGCACCAACCGCACACCTCGGATCGCACCAGCCACCATGGAGCCGCTACTGGCCTGGGCGTTGCGCATGGTCGAGGACATCGGTCCGGACATCCAACAAGCATGGGCTGCGTTCGTCCGCTTCCGCTCCGGGGCTCAGCCGTTCCACGTCGGCCTGGACGGCATGGACACCGATCAGCGCATCACTGCCTTCATCGACGAAGCCCAGCGCGATGGGCTGAGCCTGCCGGGACGGATCGACGCCAGCGAACTGAAGATCAATTGGGAGGCGTTCAGCAGGATGCTCGGCCTGCGCCGCTCCATCAGTAACCCGCATCACAGGGCCCGCGTCCAGCAGGCCGGCCTGCCGATCGGCGGAGACGTGGGACTCGCGACCATCGCCGGGCAGATCAACGGCCGCCCCTGGCGAGAGCGACCGATCGGCACCCTGGAGATCCGCAGGTTCGTCAGGCTGCTGACAGCCGCCTGTTTCGTGGTCGTCTGCTATCTATCGGGAGCTCGCCCCGGAGAGGTCCTCAACCTGCGTCGGGGCTGCCGGGGAACCGACCCGGCCACTGGAGAGCTACAGATCAGCGGCCGCCGGGGCAAAGGCCGTGGCCGTTCCGCAGCCGAACAGCAGACGAGAACCTGGACCGTGGTCGAGCCGGTCCACGCCGCGATCGCCGTGCTGGAGACACTGACCGACGGCGACCTGCTGTTCCCGGCCAGCCCCGGTCGTGCTGGCAAGCCCAGCAGGCCCAGCGACCGCTACGCACGAGGCACCGACTCGATCAACCGCGACATCGAGGACCTCATCACCTGGGTCAACAACACCCTCAGCCCCGACGGCACCGCCCTGATCCCCGAGGACCCCACCCGGCACATCCACGCCGCGCGCTTCCGACGGACCCTGGCCTACTTCATCGTCCGGCGACACCGCGGACTGATCGCCGCCGCACTGCAATACGGACATGTCAGCACGAAGGTCACCTTGAGCTACAGCGGCATGGCGGACACCGGTTGGCTCGACGATTTGACCTTGGAACGCTTGGAGATGGTGATGGACCAGCTCGACACGGACTGGAGCACTCTCCAGGCTGGTGAATCGGTTAGCGGCCCGTCGGCCACCGACTACCGGATGCGTGTCACCGCATCCGTCCGGTTCGCCGGACGCGTGGTCAACACCCCGCGGGGAGCACGTCGGCTGCTGGCCCAGGCCGACCCGAACATCCACCACGGGGCGGGCATGACCTGCGTCTGGCGCAAGGAAACCGCTCTTTGCCGAAAGAGCAAGTTGGAGGCCGGGCTGCCCGCGGAAGACGTGCCCGATGAGTCCGAATGCCGCTCCGCCTGCCAGAACCTCGCCTACACCGACCGCGACATCTCTGAGCTGAGCCAACGCCTGGACCAGTTGGAGAACGGCGCCGACGACGAGCTGGTGCCCCGGCCGATACGGAACCGACTGACCGCGCAAGCCGAGGGACTCAAGCAGATCATCCAACGTCACCGCCAGGCCACAGCCCAGGAGCAGCCCCGATGA